In a genomic window of Candidatus Bathyarchaeota archaeon:
- a CDS encoding TMEM43 family protein: MGSRIKVFAIIAVIGFLAGIIAQVAATYFIPWFMSVLPLLGDATSFIISGCVGAVLTVAIVSVWAYMTGKKDPY, translated from the coding sequence ATGGGCAGCAGAATTAAAGTATTCGCAATAATAGCTGTAATAGGCTTCCTAGCAGGCATAATCGCACAAGTCGCCGCAACCTATTTCATCCCCTGGTTCATGAGCGTTTTACCCCTCCTCGGCGATGCAACAAGCTTCATCATCTCAGGATGTGTTGGCGCAGTCCTAACGGTTGCTATCGTCAGCGTTTGGGCATACATGACAGGCAAAAAAGACCCCTACTAA